In Marinibacterium anthonyi, the DNA window CGTCTTTTCGCGCGACGTCTGGCCCCGGATCAGCTCCAACTCGGTCGGCGCGACCTTCATGGCCGCGGCCAGCATGGCGCGGACCGCGTCGTTGGCCTTGCCGTTTTCCGGGACCGCGGTGACATAGGCGCGCAGGGTATCGTCCTCGACCAGCAGCCGGTCGCGGCCCGCCTTCGGTGTCGCCCTGACCGTGATTTCGGCCCCCGGCATCGCCCTGTCGCTCAGATCCGGAAGATCGCGGTATTTCGCCTTGCCCATGGCGGATGGGTGCCACAACGTGACGCCGATGGAAAGACAGGGCCAGCCGGGCCCGAGAAGGGAACGACCATGACAACCGGATTTTTCAGTGACGAACGCTGCTTCTGGCATGCGGGCGGCAATTACGCCTTCACGCTGCAGGTGGGCGGGCTGGTGCAGCCGACCTTCGGCGGCCTGCCCGAGAACCCCGAAACCAAGCGGCGGCTGAAGAACCTGATGGAGGTCACCGGCCTGCTGGACGAACTGGACCGCCGCCGCGCCGCCCCGGTCACCCGCGAGGACCTGGAGCGGGTGCATCCCGCCGCCTACCTGGATGAATTCAAGCGCCTGTCCGACGCCGGGGGTGGCGAACTGGGCCGCCGGACGCCGTTTGCCAGCGGCGGCTACGAGATCGCGTTGCTTTCGGCGGGCCTCGCCAAGGGCGCGGTCGAGGCGGTGGTGACCGGCGATCTGCCCAACGCCTATGCGCTGTCGCGCCCGCCGGGGCACCATTGCCTGCCCGATTTCCCCAACGGCTTCTGCCTGCTGGCCAATATCGCCATCGCCATCGAAGCGGCCAAGGCCGATCACGGGCTGGGCCGGGTCGCTGTCGTCGACTGGGACGTGCACCATGGCAACGGCACCGAAGGGATCTATTACGACCGCGACGACGTGCTGACGATCAGCCTGCACCAGGACGGCAATTACCCCACCGATTCCGGCTATGTCACCGACCGGGGCACGGGCGCGGGCCTGGGGCACAACATCAACGTGCCGCTGCCCGCCGGAACCGGGCATACCGGCTACCTTGCCGTGATGGACCGCATCGTGATCCCGGCGCTGGAGGCCTACAAGCCCGACCTGATCATCGTCGCCTGCGGCTACGACGCGTCGGTCGTGGACCCGCTGGCGCGGATGCAGGCCACCGCGGACACCTTTGCCCAGATGACGCTCAGGATGAAGGACGTGGCGAACCGGCTGTGTGGCGGCAAGCTGGTGCTGGTGCACGAGGGCGGCTATTCCGAGGTCTACGTGCCCTTTGCCGGCCATGCCACCATCGCCGCGCTGTCGGGCAGTTCGATCTCCGCGCCCGACCCGCTGGCCGATGCCGTCGCCGCCCGCCAGCCCAAGGGCCGGTACGAGGCGTTCCTGTTCGAGGAGGTCGACCGCCTGGCAGAGGAGATCTTTGCCACCGCACCTGCCTGAAATCGGACCGTGCCTGGTCAAAGCTCCCGCCCGCCCACCCCGCTTCGACCAGGCACGGGTTTGACCGCTTGCGGGGCTTGAAATCCCGCACCCCGAGGAAGAGATAGGGCAGGACAAATGTAAAAAGGCGCAACATCCCCATGCCCGATCCCAATCCCGCCGCATTGGAATTCCTGCTGACCCGACGGTCGCGCCCCTACAAGACGCTGGGCCTGCCGGTCCCCGACCGTGACGCGCTGAAGCCGATCCTAACCGCCGCCCTGCGCACCCCCGATCACGGCAAGCTGGAACCCTGGCGCCTGATCGTGCTTGAAGCGCCCGCATTGCGCCGCCTGGCCGGGCTGGTCGGCGCACGCGGCCCCGCCCTGGGCAAGTCCGACGAGGACATCGCCAAGGCGCGCCTGGCCTACGAGATATCAAACCTCGCCGTCGTCGTGGTCGAGGCGCAGAAACCGTCCGCGAAGATCCCCGCCGTGGAACAGACCTATGCCGCCGGTGCCGCCTGCCTGGCGCTGCTGAACGCGGCGATGGCGGCGGGCTGGGGGGCCAACTGGCTGTCGGGCTGGCCCAGCCACGACAGGGCCTTCTGCGCCGAAGGCCTGGGACTGGCGGACACCGAATCCGTCGCAGGAATCATCCATGTCGGCACCGAAAGTGCCGTGCCCCCGGATCGCCCGCGCCCCGACCTTGACGCCATCACCACCTGGGTTTCCTCATGATCGTTACCGCATTCCTGCGCGCGCTGGGTCAGGCCGACGATCCGCGCTTTCGAAAGGTGCTGCTGCTGGGGATCGGGCTGACGATCCTGCTGCTCTTCGCGCTTTACGCCATCGTCTTCTATATCGTCGGCTGGCTGGTCGGCGACAGCGTCACCCTGCCCTTCATCGGCCAGGTCACCTGGGTCGACAGCCTGGCGGAATGGTCGTCGCTGGTGCTGATGATGGGGATGTCGGTGTTTCTGATGATCCCGGTGGCGGCGGCGATCGTGTCGATGTTCCTCGACCAGGTCGCCGAGGCGGTCGAGGACGTGCATTACCCCCAGCTGCCCCGCGTGCCCGCCGTGCCCTTCATGGACGGGGTCATCGACGGGCTTGGCATGCTGGGCGTGCTGATCGTGGCCAACGTGCTGGCGCTGGTGCTGTACCTGGTGTTCGCACCGCTGGCGCCCTTCATCTTCTATTTGATGAACGGC includes these proteins:
- the hdaH_1 gene encoding Histone deacetylase-like amidohydrolase — translated: MTTGFFSDERCFWHAGGNYAFTLQVGGLVQPTFGGLPENPETKRRLKNLMEVTGLLDELDRRRAAPVTREDLERVHPAAYLDEFKRLSDAGGGELGRRTPFASGGYEIALLSAGLAKGAVEAVVTGDLPNAYALSRPPGHHCLPDFPNGFCLLANIAIAIEAAKADHGLGRVAVVDWDVHHGNGTEGIYYDRDDVLTISLHQDGNYPTDSGYVTDRGTGAGLGHNINVPLPAGTGHTGYLAVMDRIVIPALEAYKPDLIIVACGYDASVVDPLARMQATADTFAQMTLRMKDVANRLCGGKLVLVHEGGYSEVYVPFAGHATIAALSGSSISAPDPLADAVAARQPKGRYEAFLFEEVDRLAEEIFATAPA
- a CDS encoding CysZ-like protein — its product is MIVTAFLRALGQADDPRFRKVLLLGIGLTILLLFALYAIVFYIVGWLVGDSVTLPFIGQVTWVDSLAEWSSLVLMMGMSVFLMIPVAAAIVSMFLDQVAEAVEDVHYPQLPRVPAVPFMDGVIDGLGMLGVLIVANVLALVLYLVFAPLAPFIFYLMNGYLLGREYFTLVAMRRIGRANAKAARKRHIATVWAAGTLMAIPLSIPFLNLLVPIFGAATFTHIYHGLAEKDPRLISA
- the ydjA gene encoding Putative NAD(P)H nitroreductase YdjA; translated protein: MPDPNPAALEFLLTRRSRPYKTLGLPVPDRDALKPILTAALRTPDHGKLEPWRLIVLEAPALRRLAGLVGARGPALGKSDEDIAKARLAYEISNLAVVVVEAQKPSAKIPAVEQTYAAGAACLALLNAAMAAGWGANWLSGWPSHDRAFCAEGLGLADTESVAGIIHVGTESAVPPDRPRPDLDAITTWVSS